Below is a window of Planktothrix tepida PCC 9214 DNA.
GTCAATATTGATCATATTGCCACCATTCGCCAAGCCCGTCGCACCGTTGAACCTGATCCCGTTGCGGCGGCTATCATTGCTGAATTAGCAGGTGCTGATGGTATTACGGTGCATTTACGCGAAGATCGACGCCATATTCAAGATCGAGATGTGCGACTGTTGCGACAAACGGTAAGAACCCATCTGAATTTAGAAATGGCGGCGACTGATGAAATGGTGGCCATCGCATTGGACATCAAGCCCGACTATATTACCTTAGTTCCTGAACACCGGGAGGAAATTACCACCGAAGGGGGGTTAGATATTGCGGGACAAATTCCTCGGATGACTGATGTAGTCAACACTCTACAGGGTGCTGGAATTCCGGTGAGTTTGTTTATTGATGCCAACCCCCAACAAATTGAAGCCTCGGCGCAAGTTAAGGCAAAATTTATTGAACTGCATACGGGATGTTATGCGGAGGCGAAAGGGGAAGACCAAACCAGAGAATTAGAGATTTTAGCGACAGGTTGCAAGTTAGCCTTAGAAGCGGGACTGCGGGTGAATGCAGGTCACGGGTTAACTTATTGGAATGTTTACCCCGTTGCGGCGATAGAAGGGATGGAAGAACTCAACATTGGTCATACAATAATAAGTCGGGCAGTTCTCGTCGGTTTAGATCAAGCCGTTCGAGAAATGAAACAAGCGATTAACGGGAAACTCTAACCCCCAAATCGTCCCATTGCAGCATTTACAATGATTCACCATGCAGACTTATTACTACGTTTTAGGCAGTCGCAAATTTTTGATTGAGGAAGAACCCTTAGAAGAAGTGTTACGGGAACGCACCCGCAACTATCAGGAAAATGAAAAGGAACTTGATTTTTGGTTAGTGCAGCAACCTGCCTTTTTGGAAGCACCTTCCATGGCAGACGTTAAAGCTCAATGCCCTCAACCTGCGGTCGCCATTGTTTCTACCAATAAACAAGTGGTGACTTGGTTGAAATTACGTTTAGAGTATGTGCTCACCGGAGAATTTCAAGCCCCAACTGCTGGTATTCCTGATGCTTTAGCCTCGTTAGCAACAGCCTCTTAAAAATCAAGGGTTCAATAGTTGTACCCTGAGTCAGGACAATGAAAGCTGTTGCTTTATTCTTTAAAATCTGCCCCCTTGGAGAACAGCAGTTAAACTAAGTCAGAAAGATGACTCTCTGGCTAGTCTGATAAACCGGATGTGAACGTTTCCCTGCATCCGGCTCCTCAATTTTTGTAGAACAGGCATCTTGCCTGTTAATAAGTACATCAGTGATTTCCTGTGGAATCAAATGATCAGTAAAATAGTTGTGATCTTGAAAAATTAAAATAAGGTTCCCTATTGATATAACACAGGGTTAGCTCACAGCTTTTAGCGGTAACACAGAAATAGTAGTTACTACAAAATATGAGTCAGAAGCAAAGATTAGAATTAACCTGGATTGGTAAAGAAATTCGCCCCAAATTGGAGCCTCGAATTTTGCTTGAAGATCCAGATAAATCCTATCATGCTGACCATCGGATGAGTGAAAATGATAGTTTTGATAACCGCTTGATTTTTGGGGATAATTTGTTAGCTCTTAAGGCGTTAGAGTCAGAGTTTGCAGGAAAAATTAAATGTGTTTTTATTGATCCGCCCTACAATACAGGATCAGCTTTTGAACATTATGATGATGGGGTTGAACATTCAATTTGGTTGTCTTTAATGCGCGATCGCTTAGAAATTATTCGTCGTTTATTATCAGAAGATGGATCTCTGTGGATTACGATTGATGATCATGAAGCCCATTATTTGAAAGTGATGTGTGATGAAATTTTTGAAAGACATAATTTTATCTCAAATATTATATGGGAAAAAGCCGATAGTCCTAGGATGGATGCACATTTTTTTTCTACAAGACATGACCATATTTTAGTTTTTGCCAAAAACAAAAAAAAGTTTGTCATTAATAAAATATCAGTGAATGAAGAAGGTTTAGCTAAACATTATGATAAAGTTGATGATGCAGGAAGACCTTATTATTTAAAACCTCTTAGAGCAATGGGAGGAGATGATTCAAGAGAAGCTAGACCGACCTTATTTTTTCCACTGACTGCACCAGACGCTTCTGATGTCTTCCCTATTAGAAAAGATGGGAGTGAGGGGAGATGGCGATGGAGTCAAGAGAGAACTGAATCTGATCAACATTTAATTGAGTGGATTAAAAGTAGAAAGGGTTGGTCTCCTTATTATCGTATTTATGGAGATGTTCAATCCTTTCGCCCTCCAGAAACGATTTGGAATCATACAGATGTGGGCAGTAATCGAACATCAAAAGCAGAAATAAAAACTATATTTAATGACATTAAGGCGTTTGATACCCCTAAACCAGAAAAATTAATTCACCGTATTATTTTTTTAGCAACTAATCCTAATGATATTGTTCTTGATTCCTTTGCAGGCTCAGGAACTACAGGCGCAGTCGCGCACAAAATGGGAAGACGTTGGATTATGATTGAACTAGGAGAACATTGCCATACCCATATTATTCCCCGACTTAAAAAAGTCATTGATGGTGAAGATCAAGGGGGAATTAGTAAAGCAGTAAACTGGAAAGGAGGCGGTGGATTTCGATACTATCGTCTTGCACCCTCTCTACTGGAAAAAGATAAATGGGGAAAGTAGAACATCCCGATGAACCGACAGAAATAGTTATTCATGTCAATATGTTAAAAGAAGGTTGGGATGTGACGAATCTTTATACATTAAACTAGAATAACTACAATAAAGCCTAAGTAGAACTTACGGGCTTTAAACCTAATTAATTTTTTGGTAGACCTCCTGTTTATGCGTCAAAATGGTGTTCAAGGGTTGTCCACAATACTCGTTTTTAGTCTTCTAACGATCAGCAGTTGGAGTCTAGCAGCCCGAAGCAGTTTAGCTCAGGAAACGTGTGTAGCACCAAAACCGGGAGAATATCTGTTATTGATTGTCAGTAACACTCCAGAGGAACAGAAATTGGTGCAGCGCACGTTACCGAATGATATCAAGAGTGAAGTGTGTCGCTATTTGAGTAATTTAGTGACTAGGGTAGGGGGGTTTGATGATCAACT
It encodes the following:
- a CDS encoding pyridoxine 5'-phosphate synthase — its product is MPTLGVNIDHIATIRQARRTVEPDPVAAAIIAELAGADGITVHLREDRRHIQDRDVRLLRQTVRTHLNLEMAATDEMVAIALDIKPDYITLVPEHREEITTEGGLDIAGQIPRMTDVVNTLQGAGIPVSLFIDANPQQIEASAQVKAKFIELHTGCYAEAKGEDQTRELEILATGCKLALEAGLRVNAGHGLTYWNVYPVAAIEGMEELNIGHTIISRAVLVGLDQAVREMKQAINGKL
- a CDS encoding site-specific DNA-methyltransferase — protein: MSQKQRLELTWIGKEIRPKLEPRILLEDPDKSYHADHRMSENDSFDNRLIFGDNLLALKALESEFAGKIKCVFIDPPYNTGSAFEHYDDGVEHSIWLSLMRDRLEIIRRLLSEDGSLWITIDDHEAHYLKVMCDEIFERHNFISNIIWEKADSPRMDAHFFSTRHDHILVFAKNKKKFVINKISVNEEGLAKHYDKVDDAGRPYYLKPLRAMGGDDSREARPTLFFPLTAPDASDVFPIRKDGSEGRWRWSQERTESDQHLIEWIKSRKGWSPYYRIYGDVQSFRPPETIWNHTDVGSNRTSKAEIKTIFNDIKAFDTPKPEKLIHRIIFLATNPNDIVLDSFAGSGTTGAVAHKMGRRWIMIELGEHCHTHIIPRLKKVIDGEDQGGISKAVNWKGGGGFRYYRLAPSLLEKDKWGK
- a CDS encoding MgPME-cyclase complex family protein — translated: MQTYYYVLGSRKFLIEEEPLEEVLRERTRNYQENEKELDFWLVQQPAFLEAPSMADVKAQCPQPAVAIVSTNKQVVTWLKLRLEYVLTGEFQAPTAGIPDALASLATAS